GCGGCCTCTGGCGCGTCCGGGGCCCGGTTGTTCACCGCGTTGAACTGCCGGGCGCACTGGGTGCGCTTGTTCGAGCAGTCATCGAAACAGCGGGTCAGCTTGCGGATGACGCTGCCGTTGCCGCCGTACTCGATGGTGCAGTCCTCCTTGCACGCGGCGGCGTCCTCCTCGCAGCCCGGCGGGACGGGGCCGGCCAGGGCAGGGGTGCCGAAGAGGAAGGCGAGGGCGACGAGGCGCGGAAGAAGACGCATGGCAAATGTGAAAGCTACCAGTCTTCCGCGCTTCCTGGGCGAGCCCCCCGCGATATCGTCAGGCCCGCGCCCGGCGACCGGGCGAGGGGAGACGCATGCCGGCGGTCAAGGTGGGCATCATCGGGGGCCACGCCCTCTACCAGGCACTGGGACTCCAGGGCCGGGGCGAACACCTCTCCGTGGAGACGCCCTTCGGGCCCCACAGCACCCCGCTGGTCGCCACGGAGCTGGAGGGCGTCCCCGCCGTCTTCGTCTTCCGCCACGGCCAGGGCCACGTCCACAACGCCACCCGCGCCCCCTACCGGGCCAACCTCTTCGCCTTGAAGACGCTGGGCGTCACCCACGTCGTCGCCACCGGCACGGTGGGCAGCCTGCGCGAACCCCTCCAGCCGCTCCACCTGGCCCTGCCGGATCAGGTCATCGACCGGACCTACCGCCGCCCCTGCACGTTCTACGACGACGTCGCCGTGCACGTGGAGCTGGCCCAGCCCTTCTGCGCGACCCTGCTCCAGACCCTCAACGACGCCGCCCAGCGAAGCGACACCGTGGTGCACCCCACCGGCACCTACGTGTGCATCGAAGGCCCCTCGCTCAGCACCCAGGCGGAGAGCCAGCTGTACCGCACGTGGGGCGGGGACATGGTGGGCCTCACCGCCATGCCGGAGGCGCGGCTCGCGCGCGAAGCGGAGCTGCACTACGCCTTCGTCGCGCTGCCCACCGACCACGACTCGTGGCGCCCGCGGCCCGTGGGCCAGGAGCCCGAGGCGCTCCTGTCGCAGTTCACCCAGCGGCTGGACGCCGTCACCGCCCACGGCGCCGCGCTCCTGCGCCGCGCGCTGCCCCGCATCGCCGCCACCCCCGCCGCCTGCCGCTGTGACAGCGCGCTCGCGATGGCCATCTTCACCGACCGCACCCGCATCCCCGCGGAGGTGAGGAGCCGCCTGCGCCCCCTGCTGGGCCGCTACCTGCCCTCCGGGCTCGTCTAGCGCTGAACACCCGGCGCCTTCGGGGCCGAGCGCCCGCCCGGCCGCCTGCTGCCGAACGCCCGGTCCGTTCCCACATTGCCTCCCCAACAGACCCGGAGGGGGCGTCACATGGGGCTGCCACGGCTCAAGTACCTGACGTGGAGGGAGTTCGCGCGGCGCTTCTGGAAGGAGATTGAAGAGGACACCGTCACCGACGTGGCGGCGCAGCTGTCGTACTACTTCATCTTCTCCCTGTTCCCCTTCCTGTTCTTCCTCGTCACGCTGGTGGCGTACCTGCCGTTCGCGCCCGGCGCGGTGGACGCGATGCTCGACCGCCTCCGCCCGCTGATCCCCGGCGACGCGCTGGGGCTGGTGAGCCAGCACCTCACGTCGCTCGTCGCGGAGACGCGCCCCAAGCTGCTCACCCTGGGTCTGCTCGTGGCGCTGTGGTCC
This Corallococcus silvisoli DNA region includes the following protein-coding sequences:
- a CDS encoding MTAP family purine nucleoside phosphorylase, producing MPAVKVGIIGGHALYQALGLQGRGEHLSVETPFGPHSTPLVATELEGVPAVFVFRHGQGHVHNATRAPYRANLFALKTLGVTHVVATGTVGSLREPLQPLHLALPDQVIDRTYRRPCTFYDDVAVHVELAQPFCATLLQTLNDAAQRSDTVVHPTGTYVCIEGPSLSTQAESQLYRTWGGDMVGLTAMPEARLAREAELHYAFVALPTDHDSWRPRPVGQEPEALLSQFTQRLDAVTAHGAALLRRALPRIAATPAACRCDSALAMAIFTDRTRIPAEVRSRLRPLLGRYLPSGLV